The DNA sequence GCCTGCCAGGCAGAAAACCCTCCGTCAGCCCCAGTTCCTGGGCCCTGGCACCCCCCCCGTGCTCCTAAACTCTTCCTACCTGTCTTCCTCGTTCCCCTTAATCCTCTTCCAGGGCTCGTTCACCTGGATGTACTGATTGCCGTGGCGAGAGATGCTGAGGATGCAGCGCAGGGCATCGCgaatgctggggggggggggggcagagaaGGGCTGAGCGGCTGCTCGAGGTCAGGGCTTCACCCCCGCCTTCACCCCCGCCTCCCCCCACGACCCAGCCCTGGGGTTTCAGCTACGCACCGGACTTTCTCCAGCAGTTGGTGGTACTGGCGCAGCTCCAGGGTGACACGGGCCAAGAGCCTCTTGTCATCTGCTGTCAGGACCATGTCGGGGACGATGCCACCAAAGAACTTGCACACAAACATTCCGGCTCTGGGGACGGAGGGGCAGGCGTGAGCGGGGGCTGGAGACGGAGGTGCTCCACCCTCCCACCCTGCCTCACCTGTTGATGAAGTTCCCCAGGTTGTTCAGCAGCTCCGAGTTGTTCTTGAGCATGAGGTCGCTCCAGGAGAAGGCGCTGTCCTGCCCCTCAGGCCGCAGGTACAGCAGGTAGAAGCGCCAGATGTCCGCTGGGATGCCGGTGTCCTTGGCCATGTCCCCAAAGACCCCCACGCCTCTGCTCTTGGAGAACTTCCCATCCTCATAGTTCAGGTATtctggggagggcaggagagagACCACCATGGGAGGGAACAGTCCCACCACAGAGACGCTCGAGGGGGTTTTCCAAGGCTAAGTAGGGAAAGGCAGGTTTGTGCCCGCGGGGGGCTGACCGGACTGTTCCCGGTACTGAGGGAAAGCAGAGaccccccccaaatccccggAGAGCCCCCCCGGTACCTGTAGCAATGAGGTGGTTCACCAGCGTGTAGTTGTCATCGGCACCCAGGAGCGAGCAGGGAAATATGACGCTGTGGAACGGGACGTTGTCCTTGGCCATGAAGTTGTACAGCTCAACCTGAGAAGCAGGGGAGGGGGACATGAGCAGACCCCCTGGCTCTGCCCTGACCCCACAACCCCCCGCAACTGCCCCGGCTCTGACCTGCTGGGGGTTCTTCCACCACCTCTCCCACTGGTCTGTGTAGTTGGCTGTGATGGACAAGTAGCCGATGGGAGCATCAAACCACACGTAAAACACCTGGTGGGGCACGGAGGAGGCGATGCCTGAGCCAGGAACACCCTGGCAGGGCAGGCCGAGGCCCAGGCTGGCCGCCTGAGGACAGACCCTGCGGCGGAGGAGCCCCCCACCTTGTCGCGGAAGCCATCGAGAGGCACAGGCGTGCCCCACTTCAGGTCACGGGTGATACAGCGGGGCTTGAGCCCATCCCGGATCCAGGAGCGGGTGATGTAGCGAGCGTTGGCTGTCCAGTCCCCAGTGGCCCAGGAGTGCTCTAGCCACGGttccagctgctcctccagctgttGGCAGCGCACCGGGATGGCAAGTGGTGCCGGGGGGTGTTCCGTCCCCTCCCCAGTCCCCCAGGGAGGAAGCTTACCTTGGGAAGGTCTAGGAAGAGGTGCTGGGTGGGCTTCACCACAGGGATGCCCCTGCAAAGCTTGCACTGGGGGCTCtgttgggaagaaaaacacagagaaacccAGCTTGGATAGAGCTCCGGACAAGGCTGGGGTCCCGGGCAAAGCAATGGGTCCCCCCCGAGGGATCCCGTCCCCCCGAGGGATCCCATCCCACCTTCAGCTCCACAGCATTGATGAGTTTGCCACATTTATCACACTGGTCCCCCCGGGCCTCCTCGTAGCTGCAGAAGGGGCAGGTGCCCTCCACAAAGCGGTCGGCCAGGAATCGCTGGCAGCCCTcacactgcagctgctccacGGTGTCTTGCAGCAGGAAACCACGGGCCAGCAGGCGCTGAAAGATGTCCTGGGCGATCCTGGGAAAGCACGGGGAAAGGAACAGAGCAGTCGCGATCAGCCAGGAGACACGAGGGCCCTGGCACACCCTCAGCCAGGCACGCTGGGGTTCCCCCAACACCCACAGCACCGATACCACCCCCCCAGCAAGCCCCGAGCGCTGCAGCAGCTCACGTGGTCTGGTGAGGCGTGGTGGTGCGGCCAAAGTAGTCGAAGGAGATGTTGAACCAGCGGTAGATGTCAGCATGGATAGCGTTGTACTTGTCGCAGATCTCCCGAGGAGTCAGCCCCTCTTCCACTGCCTTAGTCTCGGTGGCCGTGCCGTACTCGTCTGTGCCACACACGTACAGCGTGTTCCAGTTCCGCAGGCGACAGTACCTGCGGGCAGAGGCCTCCGACACCTGTGCaggtgctggggacagcacGGCTGCCCCCTCCACCTCTCCCACCCCCGATGAGCCTCTGGCACCAGGGAGCTTCCACCGGGCAGAATCTCACCTAGCGAAGGTGTCGGCGCTGAGAACGCAGCCGATGATATTACCGAGGTGAGGCACGTTGTTCACGTAGGGCAGGGCGCTGGTGATCAGCACGTTTCTCATGCCCTCCACAGGCAACCTGGCACAGGCAGGAGCGCTCAATGCAGACACAAAGGGCAGCGAGGCCAGCTCACCTCAGAGCAACGCGGCATCAGCCTGCAACCCCCTTCGAGATCGCCCAGACGTCCGCAACAGCCCGAGCCTTGCACCAGGTGGGGACTCACACAGGTTTCTGCGGGTGCCAGGGCTTGGGCAGTGCCGCAGCACCACGGGCCCAGgcatctgcagcagctgtgatTTCCTCCTCTGTCAGGGCCCGCTCGGAAGCTTCTTCCTCCTGTGGGGAAAACAGCTGATGAGTGAGGGGTCTGCGGGTCCCAGTGGGGGTCTGCGGGTCCCAGTGGGGGTCTGCGGGTCCCAGTGGGGGTCTGCGGGACTACTGCCATCAGCCCGAGGGGATCCTGTTCCCGTGGCTGAGCAAGGGGGCCAGGGCTGTACCTCAGGCTCGTTACTGGTGGCTCTCTCCATGGCCGGGCAAGGTGGAGGCTGCTTCTGCAGGTAGGACTTGAACTCCAGGAGCCCCTTGGGCATCAGCACAGAGtcagcagctttcctgcaggcctcTGAGAGCGTCATACTCCGGAACCAGGTTCTCAGCGCCTGCAGCTCGTCTTGGGGAGAAGACAGCGGGTGGTTCTCACGGTTTTGGGACACAGGAAATAACGCCCCTCCTGACACACTTGGTTCCCTCTTACTTGACAGGCTGGCCTCATCCTGGAGCACAGGGAACAGGGCTCCCCACACAACCACGTCAGCCACCGACCTGGTATCCTGGCCCAGAAAAGCAGCGTCAAGCTTTGAgacagccccag is a window from the Oxyura jamaicensis isolate SHBP4307 breed ruddy duck chromosome 33, BPBGC_Ojam_1.0, whole genome shotgun sequence genome containing:
- the MARS1 gene encoding methionine--tRNA ligase, cytoplasmic isoform X2; translated protein: MRLQVAAGGPAALKVVAAAQCSAAPVRLCWSAPAEQPLSPLCSPWVPALQLDSGAVLFSPNAICQYFFLASGQEPTDLTNQWLEWEATELQPVVAAALYAQLVHGKKGLEAAGGLGKLLAYIEQSLSGRGTAYLAGDTRSVADVVVWGALFPVLQDEASLSNELQALRTWFRSMTLSEACRKAADSVLMPKGLLEFKSYLQKQPPPCPAMERATSNEPEEEEASERALTEEEITAAADAWARGAAALPKPWHPQKPVLPVEGMRNVLITSALPYVNNVPHLGNIIGCVLSADTFARYCRLRNWNTLYVCGTDEYGTATETKAVEEGLTPREICDKYNAIHADIYRWFNISFDYFGRTTTPHQTTIAQDIFQRLLARGFLLQDTVEQLQCEGCQRFLADRFVEGTCPFCSYEEARGDQCDKCGKLINAVELKSPQCKLCRGIPVVKPTQHLFLDLPKLEEQLEPWLEHSWATGDWTANARYITRSWIRDGLKPRCITRDLKWGTPVPLDGFRDKVFYVWFDAPIGYLSITANYTDQWERWWKNPQQVELYNFMAKDNVPFHSVIFPCSLLGADDNYTLVNHLIATEYLNYEDGKFSKSRGVGVFGDMAKDTGIPADIWRFYLLYLRPEGQDSAFSWSDLMLKNNSELLNNLGNFINRAGMFVCKFFGGIVPDMVLTADDKRLLARVTLELRQYHQLLEKVRIRDALRCILSISRHGNQYIQVNEPWKRIKGNEEDRRRAGTVTGVAVNMASLLAVMVQPYLPSVSGAIQGQLCIPPECFVLSHIFTCTLPPGHRVGTVSPLFQKLEHDQIEALRKRFGGGQAKPTPPASDPVPAPASGTAVAPGDPQLIQELTEQVAKQGNHVRQLKANKAEKAEVDSEVAKLLELKKQLALAEGKSPEVLVPKGKRKK
- the MARS1 gene encoding methionine--tRNA ligase, cytoplasmic isoform X1 yields the protein MRLQVAAGGPAALKVVAAAQCSAAPVRLCWSAPAEQPLSPLCSPWVPALQLDSGAVLFSPNAICQYFFLASGQEPTDLTNQWLEWEATELQPVVAAALYAQLVHGKKGLEAAGGLGKLLAYIEQSLSGRGTAYLAGDTRSVADVVVWGALFPVLQDEASLSNELQALRTWFRSMTLSEACRKAADSVLMPKGLLEFKSYLQKQPPPCPAMERATSNEPEEEEASERALTEEEITAAADAWARGAAALPKPWHPQKPVLPVEGMRNVLITSALPYVNNVPHLGNIIGCVLSADTFARYCRLRNWNTLYVCGTDEYGTATETKAVEEGLTPREICDKYNAIHADIYRWFNISFDYFGRTTTPHQTTIAQDIFQRLLARGFLLQDTVEQLQCEGCQRFLADRFVEGTCPFCSYEEARGDQCDKCGKLINAVELKSPQCKLCRGIPVVKPTQHLFLDLPKLEEQLEPWLEHSWATGDWTANARYITRSWIRDGLKPRCITRDLKWGTPVPLDGFRDKVFYVWFDAPIGYLSITANYTDQWERWWKNPQQVELYNFMAKDNVPFHSVIFPCSLLGADDNYTLVNHLIATEYLNYEDGKFSKSRGVGVFGDMAKDTGIPADIWRFYLLYLRPEGQDSAFSWSDLMLKNNSELLNNLGNFINRAGMFVCKFFGGIVPDMVLTADDKRLLARVTLELRQYHQLLEKVRIRDALRCILSISRHGNQYIQVNEPWKRIKGNEEDRRRAGTVTGVAVNMASLLAVMVQPYLPSVSGAIQGQLCIPPECFVLSHIFTCTLPPGHRVGTVSPLFQKLEHDQIEALRKRFGGGQPEDLHVACQAKPTPPASDPVPAPASGTAVAPGDPQLIQELTEQVAKQGNHVRQLKANKAEKAEVDSEVAKLLELKKQLALAEGKSPEVLVPKGKRKK